GAACTGCATGTGTTCGTTCTTTTCACCTCTCAGAGAATCAAAGTTATTCCCCAAGGGGAACAAACAGAAATGAGATAAACAAGCTGGTAAATTTCGTGCACTGGTCAGGAGATTAAATTTTGTTAGCTAGCAAGGCCAAGAAGATTATGTAACTTGTATTTTCTAGCTCATTTTTCTAATTTGTGCAAGCCAAAACAACTTCATTTCcattcaataaaattttccTCAGGAAACTAATTTCAATGAATTCAGATACtctgcaaccaaaataaatccaatCACCGTAATATAATCTTGATCATCAGCACAACAGGAAGAACTTTTCTACCAAATTCCGACCTCAAGCCTTGAAATAGTTCGAACAATCAAACACAAAAcccaacaaaatccatcgaCCCATTAGTTTGATTTTCCATACAAATTAAAATGATCAACAAAAAACATAAAGAAAACGAAAAATTGAAAGGAAAAACTAATAAAAgcatcaaaataattatttttccgGATAGGAAAGCGTAATTACCTACGATACTGGATCCTCCTGAACCAAGGGTCATGGTGTCCGTGCAGAATTCGATTTCTAAGAAAAGATCTAAAGTGATATAAGAGAGATTTTGGAGAAGACCGTGTCGGGAAAATCTGACGAAGCAGAACACTGCGTGGTAGACGGCCTAAAAAGGGTTGAGAATGGCGAATAAAGAATAATCAAAAAAATAATTGGaatttactaaataaaaaaaaaaggctGAGAATAGCGAATCCTAATAAAGAAtaatcaaaaataaataattggaatttactaaaaaaaacaaaagaaaataaaaaaaattaaagtaatTGTGACGTGAAAACtaggacaaaaacttatgtgactAATTATTAGAGAGGTCTTTAgtacataaaaatcatataactttttttcaaatttcaacttgactgtataaaaaaaaattattttttatcgaAGATATATGTCGAATTAATCTGTATATCAGACCGTCTCATAAAAAAtagattatattatatattttatcatAATTTGTCTAAAAGACATTAGatgtaaaattttatttatgtatGAGTTTGTAATAGTTTTGAATGTACTTTGTAAAATTCAAAACATATTTTATTTAGacttttttttgtattttataattaaaatttcagtattatattttacatattcatttaatttttattaattttacataaattttcaaacatttatattacaattaaattaaatttgataccaaaattttaaatataaaaattatataaatattttgttgatGGTTAAGGATGTAATCGAATTAAGTtgaactcttgaatgtttgacTCGTTATAATCGAATCGAGCTCGatctttatttaacgaatatattcATGGCTCACGAGCTTTTATGAAACATAAAcgagcttaataaattataaattcaaatatcattaaatttattaaaatctaAATACCTAAATTATGTATTTAGATAAAAATATAGTATTCTTATTAAGATTTAAAAATTTACTATAAAAAAGAAattcaatataatttttatatttataataagtaAAGTGTAAACACTATAAATTTAAgtattgaaattattattatttttttatctaaGAACTGACTTATCAGCATACCAACGAATACGATTACGAGCTAATGAGCCAAATATTGTATAGTTTAAATTTGGTAcgtttatcttaacgagccttATTAAACGAGTTCAAACGAGCAGTTATCGAATCGAGTTCCGAATAACTCACGAACGGTTTAGTTAATTTGTATACATATTGATGACGATGCATGTATCCAAATTTAGAAAACTGAAATAGATAAATGTTATATGTGTGAAAATTATTGTTCTCGTTTTACTAAAAATTAAGTTTAGAAACGAATTTTTTCCCAAAActcaattttaatttattttaacttTGAATTTTTATATTCATATACTCCTTATTTTTGTTTCAACTATTTCTTTATcatctttaaaataaataaaaactattTCAAACAGTcatttaataattaagcaaaGCAAACGTGTTTTTTCCACTTGTTTTGATTCAGTATAATAATCGGTAGACGGAATCATCCATAGAAGGATTTAAATTATACATGATCTCAAGAAGTATGGGGAGTCGATTGAAAATCGTTAAGAAAGACAAGGGGCTGCGTGTAATAACGCATAAGAAACCGGAACACGCTCAAGAAATCTAAAAAGCCATAGAGCAACCATGTGAAAGCAATCGCGGCTTTAACAAACGGCAGAAAGGATCGGTAATCATCACCTGGGTAATTAATATTTTGTAGCGACTCTTCGTTTTTTTGGAGGAATTTATGCTAGATTGAATTTGTGTTCATGGTATTTGCCCGCATCGCTTGGAGTTTATTGaacctgttttttttttttttttttactttctgggttatatattataattaattctACTTTGAGTGCGAAAATCTTTCGAAGCTTTTGGTGTTGAGTTTTGGCGACGCGAACTTGAAAAATGGCGTGAAAGCTTCATatgattcttttttttttgctgGTGTTGCATCGAGTTTGCAGATATGCATTTTAATGTATGGGTTATTGTGTTTTGTTTTATTGTCTCTTTGTTTCAATTCTGTGGATGCAAGGATATTGTTCTTAcaagaaattttttattgtgTTAAATGAGAAGCCTAAATGCATATGTGCTGTTTAATCCTTGAAGTGTTATAGATGTCGCTGCATCTTGGAAATATATCACCTAACATTCGTAGAGATGACCTCGAAAGTGTTTTCCGGAGGTTTGGGAAGTGTACTGTACGGGTGGTGGACAAATATGGATTTGTTGTTTTTGATTACCCTGCAAGTGCTGAAAAAGCTCTGAAATCGCTGAGAGGAAAAAGGATATGTGGAGAGGCTATAACTCTATCTTGGTCAAAGCGGCAGCCTCGAGGTTGGCAGGGACTTCCTAGAGGTGGTAAAATATATGAGCCACCGATCAGAAGACATTTGGTAAATGAAAGTGTTCATCAAAGATTGAGCTCAAATAATAAAGAAATGAATTATGAGCGGGAAGATGGTCAAGGCAGGAATCTCGGTTCTGCTGATCTGGTCGATGATTCACGTGGCTATCATCCAGATGATTTAAAAACTTTTGTTGGGGCGAAGGACAgtgtgttttcaaatgataatctGGAAGTAGGTGTTGAGAAGAACCATTTGGAAGTTGAGAGGTGGAGAGAACCGGTTGCGGATGAAAATGGTTTTGAAAATGCCTTGGAATTTGATAGGTATGAACCTCGTGAAAGCGATGATGAAAAGGAGCAAGAAGAATATGAACATGCATCTCCCTCGGATGGTTCTCCTGCTGCCAGGAAGTCTAAAGAGAGACTGGGAATTGAGCAAAATGGTCGGTCAAAATCTCAGAAAACTTGCTATACGTGTGGGGAAGTGGGTCACAAAATGAATGTGTGTCCATTAAATCTGCTGAGATCAAGATCGCTAGGAAGGCTGCACCAACGTGGTGGAATTGTTCCCATGAGGCAACAGGAAAGTAACCGGGAGCCATCCACTTACAGAAGTCATTGGAGACTGCTCAGACGTGGAGATTCACCCTTTCGAAGGATAACTCCTGAATTCAGAAGTAAGAAACGGAGTAATAGAGAATATGAAAACGATGAGAAACATCTTTCAAAGAAAACCAGGGGGCTATTGCCATCTTCAATTCACGACCATACGTCATCCAGATCTCAGTCACTTTCTATATCTTTAAGGTCTTTGTCTCGGTCTCCATCAAATTCCAAGCACAAATCAGTATCTTCCAGAAACCATACCCAGTCTTTTTCTTTGAGGCCTTCAACATCATGTCACTCTGGTTCTAAGGCCCTCAAGTCAATGTCTGCATCGAGGTCAGTGTCTCCTACATCTTCAGAATTAGCTGTAGGACTTGTTAGAGATTTATCTTTTTCCCAAAATAGTAGACCAACAAACACAA
The Primulina eburnea isolate SZY01 chromosome 5, ASM2296580v1, whole genome shotgun sequence genome window above contains:
- the LOC140832403 gene encoding uncharacterized protein, which gives rise to MSLHLGNISPNIRRDDLESVFRRFGKCTVRVVDKYGFVVFDYPASAEKALKSLRGKRICGEAITLSWSKRQPRGWQGLPRGGKIYEPPIRRHLVNESVHQRLSSNNKEMNYEREDGQGRNLGSADLVDDSRGYHPDDLKTFVGAKDSVFSNDNLEVGVEKNHLEVERWREPVADENGFENALEFDRYEPRESDDEKEQEEYEHASPSDGSPAARKSKERLGIEQNGRSKSQKTCYTCGEVGHKMNVCPLNLLRSRSLGRLHQRGGIVPMRQQESNREPSTYRSHWRLLRRGDSPFRRITPEFRSKKRSNREYENDEKHLSKKTRGLLPSSIHDHTSSRSQSLSISLRSLSRSPSNSKHKSVSSRNHTQSFSLRPSTSCHSGSKALKSMSASRSVSPTSSELAVGLVRDLSFSQNSRPTNTKDSNVKVSAGLVHSKDLFEQCRYERSRVASFNPEMITAVTENEHEAGPSELEKEKMRKDFFERDSALCESASKVTKGSGSLLESKVQKSEDGCSSAGNVLPHRMKDVKGSQTKDLMLEDVLAPGPCITSGTNTVGSVRISSQEIYTVLKHYGLQYPEENENELPVETYFGSARLWPWEIIYYRRLKKGFDPAKIHAQRVAQNK